From a single Sporosarcina oncorhynchi genomic region:
- the trpA gene encoding tryptophan synthase subunit alpha yields the protein MTTLEKVIRSCVAAGGKAFVPYIMAGDGGLDVLNDRLLFLQGIGVTAIEIGIPFSDPVADGEVIQQAGERALANGTTLRKVLDVLADRPVEVTVPLVLMTYLNPILAYGVADFVERCTEIGVRGLIIPDLPMEESGMLRSELKDCDIALIPLVSLTSPKTRVAEIVSHAQGFVYAVTVNGITGVRNSYGETLMEHLRRLREWSPVPVLAGFGISKPAQVLKLGAETDGVIVGSAIVDAFHRGDLKFIEELAGCDELKVIQ from the coding sequence ATGACGACATTGGAAAAAGTGATCCGGAGTTGTGTTGCTGCTGGTGGAAAAGCATTTGTCCCGTATATTATGGCGGGTGACGGCGGATTGGATGTGCTGAATGATCGATTGCTGTTTCTGCAAGGCATTGGTGTGACAGCTATAGAAATCGGTATTCCGTTCTCGGATCCTGTGGCGGATGGGGAAGTGATTCAGCAGGCGGGTGAGCGAGCACTTGCGAATGGGACGACATTGAGAAAAGTCTTGGACGTATTGGCGGATCGACCGGTTGAAGTGACGGTTCCATTGGTGTTAATGACGTATTTGAATCCGATATTGGCCTATGGTGTAGCGGATTTTGTGGAGCGTTGCACAGAAATTGGTGTTCGTGGGTTGATTATTCCGGATTTACCGATGGAAGAGAGTGGAATGCTGCGCAGTGAATTGAAAGATTGTGATATCGCACTCATCCCGCTTGTTTCGTTAACGAGCCCCAAAACACGTGTTGCTGAAATTGTGTCACATGCACAAGGGTTTGTATACGCAGTAACGGTCAACGGAATCACAGGCGTGAGGAACAGTTACGGTGAGACACTAATGGAGCATTTGAGAAGGCTGAGAGAGTGGAGTCCGGTTCCGGTACTTGCTGGATTTGGAATTTCGAAGCCTGCACAAGTGCTAAAACTCGGGGCTGAGACGGACGGAGTCATCGTCGGAAGCGCAATTGTCGATGCATTTCATCGCGGAGACCTAAAGTTCATTGAAGAGCTTGCAGGATGTGATGAATTAAAAGTAATTCAATAA
- the trpB gene encoding tryptophan synthase subunit beta, with amino-acid sequence MKKGRYGKFGGQYVPETLMTALIELEQAYEAAKEDPSFQKELDYYLRDFVGRENPLYFAERLTELVGGAKIFLKREDLNHTGAHKINNSLGQALLAIRMGKRKIVAETGAGQHGVATATACALFGLECVVFMGKEDIRRQQLNVFRMELLGAKVVSVDKGAGTLKDAVNEALRYWVAHVDDTHYILGSALGPHPFPQIVRDFQRVIGVETRRQIVEKTGRLPDAVVACIGGGSNAIGMFHPFVDDEDVALYGVEAAGSGIASGRHAAAIADGKEGVLHGAYMYVLQDADGFIQEAHSISAGLDYPAVGPEHCHLHDIGRVTYSAVTDTEALEGLQVLARTEGIIPALESAHAVKFAMDLARDMTSEEIIVICLSGRGDKDMQTVREALGGGVQ; translated from the coding sequence ATGAAAAAAGGCAGGTATGGAAAGTTTGGCGGGCAATATGTGCCTGAGACGCTGATGACTGCATTGATTGAACTGGAACAGGCGTATGAGGCTGCAAAAGAGGACCCTTCGTTTCAGAAGGAGCTTGATTATTATTTGCGTGATTTTGTCGGACGGGAAAATCCGTTGTATTTTGCAGAAAGATTAACGGAATTAGTGGGGGGTGCAAAAATTTTCTTGAAGCGTGAAGATTTGAATCATACAGGAGCGCATAAAATCAATAATTCGCTCGGCCAGGCGTTGCTAGCGATTCGTATGGGTAAACGCAAAATAGTTGCGGAGACAGGGGCCGGCCAACATGGTGTAGCGACTGCGACGGCGTGTGCACTGTTCGGTCTTGAATGTGTGGTATTCATGGGGAAAGAGGATATTCGCAGGCAACAATTGAACGTGTTCCGGATGGAGTTGCTCGGCGCGAAGGTCGTGTCTGTTGATAAAGGCGCAGGAACGCTTAAAGACGCTGTGAATGAAGCTCTTCGGTATTGGGTTGCGCATGTCGACGACACGCATTATATTTTGGGTTCTGCGCTTGGTCCGCATCCGTTTCCGCAAATTGTCCGGGATTTCCAGCGTGTAATTGGTGTAGAGACGCGCAGGCAAATTGTCGAAAAGACAGGTCGCTTGCCTGATGCTGTTGTCGCATGTATTGGTGGTGGCAGCAATGCTATCGGCATGTTTCATCCATTCGTCGATGATGAAGATGTTGCATTATACGGTGTGGAAGCAGCGGGGAGTGGAATTGCATCGGGTCGGCATGCAGCTGCCATTGCAGATGGAAAAGAAGGTGTGCTGCATGGTGCTTATATGTATGTGTTACAAGACGCGGACGGTTTTATTCAGGAAGCGCATTCGATTTCAGCGGGGCTCGATTATCCGGCGGTCGGACCGGAGCATTGCCATTTGCATGACATCGGCCGGGTGACCTATAGCGCCGTGACAGATACAGAAGCTTTGGAAGGATTACAAGTATTAGCGCGTACGGAAGGGATTATTCCTGCATTGGAAAGTGCACATGCCGTGAAGTTTGCGATGGATTTAGCACGTGATATGACTTCAGAAGAAATCATTGTCATTTGCCTCTCAGGGCGCGGCGACAAAGATATGCAGACAGTCCGTGAAGCATTGGGGGGTGGCGTGCAATGA
- a CDS encoding phosphoribosylanthranilate isomerase produces the protein MTKVKICGLMESEHVQAAVDAGVDAVGFVFAPSRRRVAIAQAKELARFVPGHVMKIGVFVNAGREEMEQAFREVPLDYIQYHGEESDGLIGKIGLPSIKVVTVRSDEDVIGISESFSDYILFDAPGVEFKGGSGKVFEWGHLGSDVPRDRMILAGGLNEGNVKEAIRQVRPFMVDVSSGVEFEGRKDELLIREFVRAVKEEES, from the coding sequence GTGACAAAAGTGAAGATTTGCGGATTGATGGAATCGGAGCATGTGCAAGCGGCGGTCGATGCGGGTGTGGACGCGGTAGGATTTGTATTTGCACCAAGCAGACGCCGTGTCGCGATTGCGCAAGCGAAGGAACTGGCTCGTTTTGTGCCTGGGCATGTGATGAAGATCGGTGTTTTCGTGAACGCTGGGCGTGAGGAGATGGAGCAGGCGTTTCGTGAAGTCCCGTTGGATTATATCCAATATCATGGGGAAGAGTCTGATGGATTAATCGGAAAAATCGGACTTCCTTCTATTAAAGTAGTGACGGTGCGTAGTGATGAAGATGTAATAGGCATAAGTGAAAGCTTTTCGGATTATATTTTGTTTGATGCACCGGGTGTGGAGTTTAAAGGTGGGAGTGGAAAAGTGTTTGAATGGGGGCATCTTGGATCTGATGTGCCGAGGGACCGGATGATTCTTGCTGGAGGATTAAATGAGGGGAATGTGAAGGAAGCGATCCGCCAAGTGCGACCGTTTATGGTAGATGTGTCAAGTGGAGTGGAGTTTGAGGGGCGCAAAGATGAGTTACTGATTCGCGAGTTTGTGCGGGCAGTGAAAGAGGAGGAGAGTTGA
- the trpC gene encoding indole-3-glycerol phosphate synthase TrpC codes for MTILDDILHVKRIEVKQLLLDKQIVSCETIVQRPSLFSALKESARLEVIAEMKRASPSKGTIAGETDPVAQAKVYEKAGVACISVLTDETFFKGSMTDLEAVAKVVKTPLLCKDFIIHEVQIDRAQQAGASVILLIVAALDDEKLLRLYRYAASIGLEVLVEVHDVNELERALVIDAKIIGVNNRNLRTFEVDLARTEEVAKHFPFHEDRIFISESGIRNSADAERVAATGAAAVLVGETLMRSNDAASAIQSLQIMKVGELS; via the coding sequence ATGACGATTTTAGATGACATATTGCACGTGAAACGGATCGAAGTGAAGCAGCTGCTTCTTGATAAACAAATTGTTTCTTGTGAAACAATTGTGCAACGCCCGTCCTTGTTTTCAGCATTGAAAGAATCAGCCAGATTGGAAGTTATTGCGGAAATGAAACGTGCTTCTCCGTCGAAAGGTACGATTGCTGGAGAGACAGATCCGGTAGCACAGGCGAAAGTTTATGAAAAAGCTGGAGTGGCTTGTATATCCGTGCTGACCGATGAAACTTTTTTCAAAGGATCAATGACTGATTTGGAAGCAGTGGCGAAGGTTGTAAAAACACCTTTGCTTTGTAAGGATTTCATCATTCATGAAGTGCAGATTGATCGGGCACAGCAGGCAGGAGCATCTGTTATTTTGCTTATTGTAGCGGCACTTGACGATGAAAAATTGTTACGGCTTTACCGCTATGCGGCAAGTATTGGGTTGGAAGTTTTAGTGGAAGTGCATGACGTGAACGAGCTGGAACGTGCGCTTGTCATAGATGCAAAAATTATTGGCGTCAATAACCGGAACTTACGGACGTTCGAAGTGGATCTTGCCAGAACGGAAGAAGTAGCAAAGCATTTCCCCTTTCATGAGGATCGGATATTCATCAGTGAAAGTGGCATACGGAATTCGGCAGATGCAGAAAGGGTTGCGGCAACTGGAGCGGCGGCGGTTCTTGTAGGCGAGACATTGATGAGGAGTAATGATGCGGCTTCGGCGATTCAGTCGTTGCAAATCATGAAAGTAGGTGAGTTGTCGTGA
- the trpD gene encoding anthranilate phosphoribosyltransferase, with the protein MKKYVEIVCEGKNLLYEEMLEVSQQLFSEETSSNEILEFLVALAIKGETASEVAALASVMKSHALPIQVPVGRYLDNCGTGGDGSNSFNISTAAAFVLAGAGVKVAKHGNRKISSAAGSHDVLDALGIHTRFTPEDMGAMLEKEGIAFLFAPAVHPKMKRIGDVRRKITKPTIFNLVGPLTNPVPLVTQFTGINRPDFLMDYAVVLRMLGRERAIVVSGAGGMDEASLAGQNSFVLLDKGDLIPFSLTAEDVGLNYAHPSEIRGGTAEDNAAMIRSVLQGELGARFDTVVFNAGIGIFTSGLADSINEGITLATESIVSGNAMRKLEAVVAFSEQIGQEATVR; encoded by the coding sequence ATGAAAAAGTATGTAGAAATCGTTTGTGAAGGAAAGAATCTTCTATATGAAGAGATGTTGGAAGTGTCGCAACAACTGTTTTCGGAGGAAACGTCTTCTAATGAGATCTTGGAATTCCTTGTCGCATTGGCAATCAAAGGGGAGACTGCTTCTGAAGTGGCGGCATTGGCTTCAGTAATGAAGTCGCATGCACTGCCAATTCAAGTTCCAGTGGGTCGCTATCTGGATAATTGCGGAACGGGGGGAGATGGATCGAACTCGTTCAATATAAGTACAGCCGCGGCGTTTGTTTTGGCAGGCGCTGGTGTGAAGGTAGCGAAACATGGCAATCGGAAAATTTCCAGCGCTGCAGGGAGTCATGACGTGTTGGATGCACTTGGAATTCATACGCGATTTACGCCTGAAGACATGGGTGCGATGCTTGAAAAGGAAGGGATTGCATTTTTGTTTGCGCCAGCCGTGCATCCTAAGATGAAGCGTATTGGTGACGTACGGAGGAAAATTACGAAGCCGACGATTTTTAACCTAGTCGGTCCATTGACGAATCCTGTTCCGTTAGTGACGCAATTCACAGGCATTAACCGTCCTGACTTCCTGATGGATTATGCGGTTGTCTTACGAATGCTTGGCAGAGAAAGGGCGATTGTCGTTTCTGGAGCGGGTGGAATGGATGAAGCATCACTGGCAGGACAAAATTCATTCGTTTTGTTGGATAAAGGAGATCTCATTCCGTTTTCACTAACTGCAGAAGATGTTGGGTTGAATTATGCCCATCCTTCTGAAATCCGTGGAGGGACTGCAGAAGACAATGCGGCTATGATCCGTTCGGTGTTACAAGGGGAGCTCGGTGCACGGTTCGATACGGTTGTCTTTAATGCAGGCATTGGCATTTTCACAAGCGGTTTAGCGGATTCGATTAATGAAGGGATTACGCTTGCGACAGAAAGTATTGTAAGTGGAAATGCAATGCGAAAATTGGAAGCGGTTGTTGCGTTCAGTGAGCAAATCGGGCAGGAGGCGACAGTGAGATGA
- a CDS encoding anthranilate synthase component I family protein produces the protein MEQTSLRVTKRKIEGDSLTPVLIFRRLKGRHRYLLESSSQHEGSGRYSFIGVNPVKMYRGSAVKLEEIIYATGKVYTHEGDLFTLLKRLMPRISENGEFPFMGGAVGYVGYGAVRVEEPSPGALPDVYFTIYDTVIIFDHLQNEVTLLHTEIHPELAKSDLDALVELITTGIVEEERAVSVSDYRCALSQQQFEDQVRKAQQYIEKGTVEQVVLSRKLEADMEGDPFTLYRKLRKQNPSPYMYYMEFEDHIILGASPESLVKVTDGKVVTNPIAGTRRRGRTAEEDVALEVELRHDPKELSEHNMLVAVSQNEMEMICDPASVNVQSYMETVRYEHVMHLVSEVEGSLAPGLHALDALKATLPAGTVTGSPKRLAMDIIAQLEDEPRGIYGGAIGYIGLNGNIDFALTIRTMLVKDGKASVQAGAGIVKESIPALEYKETVNKARSLLEAMK, from the coding sequence ATGGAACAGACGAGTTTGAGGGTGACGAAACGGAAAATTGAGGGGGATTCGTTGACGCCGGTGTTGATATTTAGGCGGTTGAAGGGACGGCATCGCTATTTGCTCGAGAGTTCGTCGCAACATGAAGGGTCAGGCCGTTATTCCTTTATTGGTGTAAACCCGGTGAAGATGTATCGTGGATCGGCGGTGAAGCTTGAAGAGATTATTTATGCGACTGGGAAGGTGTATACGCATGAAGGGGATTTGTTTACGTTGTTGAAGCGGTTGATGCCACGGATTTCGGAAAATGGAGAGTTTCCGTTTATGGGCGGAGCGGTTGGATATGTCGGTTATGGAGCTGTGCGAGTGGAAGAACCATCACCAGGCGCATTACCGGATGTGTATTTTACTATTTACGATACAGTCATTATTTTCGATCATCTGCAAAATGAAGTGACGTTGTTGCATACGGAAATTCATCCCGAGCTTGCAAAGTCGGATTTAGATGCGCTAGTGGAATTGATTACGACTGGAATCGTTGAAGAGGAAAGAGCTGTTTCTGTTTCGGATTACAGATGCGCACTATCGCAACAGCAATTTGAAGACCAGGTCCGCAAAGCACAGCAATACATTGAAAAAGGAACGGTCGAACAGGTCGTCTTGTCGCGCAAGCTGGAAGCGGATATGGAGGGCGATCCGTTTACGCTTTATCGGAAACTGCGCAAGCAAAATCCGTCGCCGTATATGTATTACATGGAATTTGAAGATCACATTATCTTAGGTGCTTCGCCAGAAAGTCTTGTGAAAGTGACGGATGGGAAAGTGGTGACAAATCCGATTGCGGGGACGAGAAGGCGCGGGCGAACGGCAGAAGAAGATGTCGCGCTTGAAGTGGAACTCAGACATGATCCGAAAGAGTTGTCCGAGCATAATATGTTGGTCGCTGTCAGCCAAAATGAGATGGAGATGATTTGTGATCCTGCATCTGTGAACGTGCAAAGCTATATGGAGACAGTTCGATATGAACATGTCATGCATCTCGTTTCAGAAGTGGAGGGGAGTTTGGCTCCTGGACTCCATGCGCTCGATGCATTGAAGGCGACACTGCCTGCCGGGACAGTAACAGGATCTCCGAAGAGGCTCGCGATGGACATTATCGCACAACTCGAAGACGAGCCACGTGGAATATATGGCGGGGCCATTGGCTATATCGGTTTGAACGGCAACATTGATTTTGCGCTAACCATTCGGACGATGCTTGTTAAGGACGGAAAAGCATCTGTGCAAGCGGGAGCGGGAATTGTAAAGGAATCGATACCGGCTTTGGAATATAAAGAAACCGTAAATAAAGCACGTTCATTGCTCGAGGCGATGAAGTGA
- the rluF gene encoding 23S rRNA pseudouridine(2604) synthase RluF: MRINKYLSEAGIVSRRGADKWIEDGRVTINGQLAELGSRVEPEDVVHVDGKPVKTEDQLVYLVLNKPVGITSTTERHIEGNVVDFVNHPLRIFHIGRLDKDSDGLLLLTNDGDIVNEILREEHGHEKEYIVTVDRPITKEFIRDMESGVEILDTKTKPCKVKQLGPRKFNITLTQGLNRQIRRMCSALGYTVRSLQRTRIMNIHLGKLPIGQWRDLTDKELQEMFKLLDYEPKR; encoded by the coding sequence ATGCGAATCAATAAATATCTAAGCGAAGCCGGCATCGTCTCCAGACGCGGTGCCGACAAATGGATCGAAGACGGACGCGTGACAATCAACGGTCAACTAGCTGAACTCGGAAGCAGAGTCGAACCGGAAGATGTCGTCCATGTCGACGGCAAACCCGTTAAAACTGAAGATCAGCTCGTCTACCTCGTACTCAACAAACCCGTCGGCATCACAAGCACAACCGAACGTCATATCGAAGGAAACGTCGTTGATTTCGTCAACCATCCGCTCCGCATTTTCCATATCGGGCGGCTCGACAAAGACTCAGACGGCTTGTTGCTTCTCACAAATGACGGCGACATCGTCAATGAAATCCTGCGCGAAGAACATGGCCATGAAAAAGAGTACATCGTCACCGTCGACCGCCCGATCACAAAAGAATTCATCCGTGATATGGAATCAGGCGTCGAAATCCTTGATACCAAAACTAAGCCTTGCAAAGTAAAACAACTAGGCCCGCGCAAATTCAATATCACATTGACACAAGGTTTGAATCGTCAAATCCGCCGCATGTGCTCAGCACTCGGCTACACTGTCAGAAGCCTGCAGCGCACACGCATTATGAACATTCACCTCGGCAAACTACCGATCGGGCAATGGCGCGATTTGACGGATAAAGAACTGCAGGAAATGTTTAAGCTGCTTGATTATGAGCCGAAACGATAA
- a CDS encoding ABC transporter ATP-binding protein: MILSVKDVYKSYGKEQVLKGITFEIEEPQIIALVGPNGSGKSTLLNIITNLLPADKGEVTVLGKNNRDPNIFREISFMQDNTVLYDYLTGYDHLQFICDVQGLPKKQLLATAERIGITSYLNKKVKNYSLGMKQHLLLAMAVLNKPKLAILDEPLNGLDPTSAIRVRELLLALRDEGTTILLSSHNLAEIDRVTSSILFLKKGNLIQENMAEFEQVRYQIKVDQTAKAEKALTAVGIPVELVDERLHVYRQDVALDRVLHILERENVVIDDIEKKVFGSEERYRKIFTEEAKTDELVQV; the protein is encoded by the coding sequence ATGATTTTATCAGTGAAAGACGTGTACAAATCATACGGTAAGGAACAGGTGTTGAAGGGGATTACGTTTGAGATTGAGGAACCGCAGATCATTGCACTCGTTGGACCGAATGGATCGGGGAAATCGACATTGCTCAATATTATTACGAACTTGTTGCCTGCGGATAAAGGCGAAGTGACTGTTTTAGGAAAAAACAACCGTGATCCGAATATTTTCCGGGAAATTTCGTTCATGCAGGACAATACGGTGCTGTACGATTATCTAACTGGATACGATCATTTGCAGTTCATTTGTGATGTCCAGGGGTTGCCAAAAAAGCAGCTGCTCGCAACAGCGGAACGGATTGGAATTACGAGTTATTTGAATAAAAAAGTAAAGAATTATTCGCTTGGGATGAAACAGCATCTGTTGCTGGCAATGGCTGTTCTGAACAAGCCAAAACTGGCGATTTTGGATGAGCCGCTGAACGGACTTGATCCGACGAGCGCCATACGTGTCCGTGAACTGCTGCTTGCGTTACGCGATGAAGGGACGACAATTCTATTGTCCTCTCATAACTTGGCGGAGATTGATAGAGTGACATCTTCGATTCTGTTCTTGAAAAAGGGGAATCTGATTCAAGAAAATATGGCTGAATTCGAACAAGTCCGCTACCAGATTAAAGTCGATCAGACGGCGAAGGCCGAGAAAGCGCTTACTGCAGTCGGTATACCTGTGGAATTGGTAGACGAACGATTGCATGTTTATCGTCAAGATGTCGCGTTGGATAGAGTTTTGCACATTTTGGAGCGCGAGAATGTAGTCATCGACGATATTGAGAAGAAGGTGTTCGGCTCGGAGGAGCGCTACCGTAAAATCTTTACGGAAGAGGCAAAAACGGATGAGCTTGTTCAAGTTTGA
- a CDS encoding YugN family protein, whose translation MLNLGGFNQFQPPIDKDGKIKDKNRWMHAGEEGVKSLMDCMHAQNLLKTI comes from the coding sequence TTGTTGAATCTCGGCGGATTCAATCAATTCCAGCCGCCGATTGACAAAGACGGCAAGATTAAAGACAAAAACAGGTGGATGCATGCGGGTGAAGAGGGTGTGAAAAGTCTTATGGACTGTATGCATGCGCAGAATTTGTTGAAGACGATTTGA
- a CDS encoding YugN family protein — MLKLQTGLEGQTASFGLVSDCIRDLGYHMGGNWDYHQGCFDHILCQEGGETIYIRIPFSVTQGELDDYEAYIKFQTPYIIKHVVHVGLDSDETSLLNIGGFNQFQPPIDKDGKIEDKNRWMHAGEEAVKSLMDCMHAQNLLKTS; from the coding sequence ATGTTGAAATTACAGACAGGGCTGGAAGGGCAGACAGCGTCTTTCGGTCTGGTGAGCGATTGTATCCGGGACCTCGGCTATCATATGGGCGGAAATTGGGATTATCATCAAGGGTGTTTCGATCATATTTTGTGCCAAGAGGGCGGCGAAACGATTTACATCCGAATTCCCTTTTCCGTAACGCAAGGGGAGCTCGACGATTATGAAGCGTACATTAAGTTCCAAACGCCTTATATTATCAAGCACGTTGTCCATGTCGGTCTGGATAGTGATGAAACTTCATTGTTGAATATCGGCGGTTTCAATCAATTCCAGCCGCCGATTGACAAAGACGGCAAGATTGAAGACAAAAACAGGTGGATGCATGCGGGTGAAGAGGCTGTGAAAAGTCTGATGGATTGTATGCATGCGCAGAATTTGTTGAAGACGAGTTGA
- a CDS encoding amino acid ABC transporter ATP-binding protein, translating to MIKTTDLHKSFDKLEVLKGIDLDIHLGEVVVLVGVSGSGKSTLLRCLNFLEVAETGTITIDGRPIDRKKDDLSKVRAEVGMVFQHFNLFPHKSVIENIMEAPLIVKNENKAKAKQLALDLLEKVGLSDKADVYPSKLSGGQKQRVAIARALAMEPKALLFDEPTSALDPELVGEVLQVMKELADEGMTMVVVTHEMKFAKEVADRIIMLDEGRIIEDADPDTFFNHSTNERTKQFLEMVNV from the coding sequence ATGATTAAAACGACAGATCTTCATAAGTCTTTTGATAAATTAGAAGTGCTGAAAGGAATCGACCTCGACATCCATCTGGGTGAAGTCGTCGTTCTTGTCGGTGTCAGTGGTTCAGGGAAAAGTACGTTGCTCCGCTGCCTGAATTTCTTGGAAGTGGCGGAAACGGGGACGATTACAATAGATGGCCGTCCGATTGACAGAAAGAAAGATGATCTATCGAAGGTCCGCGCGGAAGTCGGCATGGTATTCCAGCATTTCAACTTGTTCCCGCATAAATCGGTGATTGAGAATATCATGGAAGCCCCGTTGATTGTGAAGAATGAAAACAAAGCGAAAGCGAAGCAGTTAGCGCTGGATTTACTGGAGAAAGTCGGGCTTTCCGATAAAGCGGACGTCTACCCAAGTAAATTATCAGGCGGACAAAAACAGCGTGTCGCCATCGCGCGAGCTCTTGCGATGGAACCGAAAGCCTTGCTGTTCGACGAGCCGACATCAGCGCTCGATCCGGAGCTTGTCGGCGAAGTGCTTCAAGTCATGAAAGAACTAGCCGATGAAGGGATGACAATGGTCGTCGTCACACATGAGATGAAATTCGCCAAAGAAGTGGCAGACCGGATTATCATGCTCGATGAAGGGCGCATCATCGAAGACGCAGACCCTGATACATTCTTCAACCACTCGACAAACGAGCGGACGAAACAGTTTTTAGAGATGGTGAATGTGTAA
- a CDS encoding amino acid ABC transporter permease: MSTYEGFLKAVLITLEITAIAVVLGTVFGIIFALMKISRSKILQTIANLYITIIRGTPLIVQIMFLYFGITSIVVLSNFWAGAIALGIHNGAYIAEIFRGAIQGIDRGQREASLALGMNRTQTMRRIVFPQALRRAIPPLGNQFIITLKDSSLVYLIGVSELFGRANRAAASNFMQFETFLVVGMYYLVLVLIFTWLLKLYENKLNVDGS, translated from the coding sequence ATGAGTACGTATGAAGGATTTTTAAAAGCTGTACTAATCACACTTGAAATTACGGCAATTGCTGTCGTTTTGGGAACCGTTTTCGGGATCATCTTCGCTTTGATGAAGATTTCAAGATCTAAGATCCTGCAGACGATTGCCAACTTATATATTACGATTATCCGAGGTACACCGCTGATCGTGCAAATCATGTTTTTATACTTTGGAATCACGTCAATTGTTGTCCTGTCGAACTTCTGGGCAGGCGCGATTGCATTAGGCATTCATAATGGAGCCTATATTGCGGAGATATTCAGAGGAGCAATCCAAGGCATCGATCGAGGACAGCGGGAAGCGAGTCTCGCTCTCGGCATGAACCGCACACAAACGATGCGCAGAATTGTTTTTCCGCAAGCATTACGCCGTGCGATTCCGCCACTCGGCAACCAGTTCATCATTACATTGAAAGACTCGTCTTTAGTGTATCTGATCGGGGTTTCCGAACTGTTTGGGCGGGCGAACCGTGCAGCGGCTTCAAACTTCATGCAGTTTGAGACGTTCCTCGTTGTTGGTATGTATTACCTCGTCCTCGTTCTCATTTTCACTTGGCTATTGAAGCTATATGAAAACAAACTGAATGTGGATGGATCGTAA
- a CDS encoding transporter substrate-binding domain-containing protein — protein MGKWKSLLFVMMAAMLVLAACGDDNKSTKDEDNEFGLVKKGKLTYAASGVYKPFNFEEDGELTGFDMEIGAAIAEKMGLEANPVTNPFETILQGLVANKYDAIIGSMAYTKKRAEQAAFTEPYYYSGGMIWVAKGNDEIKSPEDLKGKKIGVVSQSTYEEPAKTLSDDIQYYASDVVALQDLTIENRLDAVITADIVGFEAIDNGFEIKEVGSPLWVEQPSIAVHKDNEELRDAIDKALQEIIDDGTYEEISMKWFDRNLLDIDLEDAELLE, from the coding sequence ATGGGAAAATGGAAATCGCTATTATTCGTAATGATGGCAGCAATGCTTGTACTTGCGGCTTGTGGAGATGACAACAAGTCTACAAAAGACGAAGACAATGAATTCGGTCTCGTGAAAAAAGGAAAACTGACATATGCGGCAAGTGGCGTTTATAAGCCGTTCAATTTTGAAGAAGACGGCGAACTGACAGGGTTTGATATGGAAATCGGAGCGGCAATCGCTGAAAAGATGGGGCTTGAAGCAAACCCGGTGACAAATCCATTCGAAACGATTCTTCAAGGACTTGTAGCTAACAAATATGATGCAATCATCGGTTCGATGGCGTATACAAAAAAACGTGCAGAACAAGCAGCTTTTACGGAACCGTATTATTATTCGGGCGGGATGATCTGGGTTGCTAAAGGCAACGACGAGATCAAGTCTCCCGAAGATCTGAAAGGCAAGAAGATTGGTGTCGTATCTCAATCTACGTATGAAGAACCCGCAAAAACGCTATCTGATGACATTCAGTACTACGCAAGTGATGTTGTCGCATTGCAGGATTTGACGATCGAGAACCGTCTGGATGCCGTCATTACAGCGGATATCGTCGGTTTTGAAGCGATCGACAATGGATTTGAGATTAAAGAAGTAGGAAGCCCGCTATGGGTCGAGCAACCATCGATTGCGGTGCATAAGGATAATGAAGAGCTTCGTGACGCGATTGACAAAGCGCTCCAGGAAATTATCGATGACGGCACATATGAGGAAATTTCAATGAAGTGGTTCGATCGCAATCTGTTGGATATCGATCTGGAAGATGCAGAGCTGTTGGAATAA